Part of the Natrarchaeobius halalkaliphilus genome is shown below.
GACCGACGTCGTCGAACGGACCTCGATGCACCGGGGCGAAACTATCTTTGAACAGCGAGAGAATCCCACCGTTTACGGTGGGCGTGAATCGCGTCGCTGGACGACACAATCTACTGTCGGTGGCAGGCTGGATATTCCACGATAATCCATACTATTAAGTTGGATTATATACATAGGCTATACATGGCGATCGAGGTCACTCGAACCTATGTTGGTTCCATCCAGAACCAGCGACAGGTCTGCGATGGGCTCGATTTGCTCGGCGACGCTGCCTCAAAAATCTGGAACGTCGCACGCTGGACAGCCGACCGTATCTGGGATGCAACTGGCGAAGTCCCAGACGAAAGCTCGCTCAAAGCGTATATGAAAAACCAGCCATGCTGGAAAGACCTGAACGCACAATCAAGTCAGAAAGTCATCGAAGAACTTTCTGACGCTTTCCAGTCGTGGTTCGACCTGCGACAGAACGACCTAGAGGCGAATCCGCCCGGCTACCGCAAACACGGCGACAAACGACCCAAGAGTACGGTCACGTTCAAAGCAGATGGCTTCAAACACGACCCCGAGAACAATCGCGTCCGACTGTCGAAAGGGTCGAATCTGAAAGAAACGTGGGCGGACTTCATTCTCTGCGAGTATCAGGCTCGCCCCGACGTTGACCTCACCGAAGTCAACACGGTACAGAACGTTCGTGCCGTTTGGAACGGCGACGAGTGGGAACTGCACTTCGTCTGCAAAGTCGAACTCGAAACCAACGATTCCGCAGGCGATGGCGTTGCAGGGATCGACCTCGGCATCAAGAACATCGCCACGGTCGCGTTCCCCGACGAGTACGTCCTGTACCCCGGCAACTCGCTTAAACAGGACAAGCACCACTTCACGCGAGCAGAGTACGACACCGAGGGTGAGAACGGCCCGTCTGAGAAATCGGTGTGGGCGCGTCGAAAGCTCACAGAACGGGAGACACACTTCTACCACGTCCTCACGGACACCATTATCACCAAGTGTGTTGAACGCGGTGTTGGGACGCTGGCAGTGAGTTGGCCTGAAGACGTGCGTGAGTCCGACTGGGGGAAGATCGGCAATAAGAAGTTGCACTCGTGGGCGTTCGACCGCATCTATCAGTACCTCGCGTACAAGGGTGAGACACGTGGTGTCGAAGTGCTGAAAGAAAACGAGTGGGACACCTCGAAAACGTGCTCACGGTGTGGCGACGATACGAGATCGAACCGCGTAGAGCGTGGGCTGTACGTCTGTTCGTCGTGTGAGTTGGTAGCCAATGCGGATTGCAACGGGGCGGAGAATATGCGCCAGAAGATAACTCCGAGTCCTCACGGCGAGGATAGGAGTAACGGCTGTGTGGCACAGCCATCGGTACACCTGTTCGACCGCGAGAGCGGGATGTTTCGCACGAGAGAACAGATCGTGTCGTAGACCGGCAAATATCCCAACCTGCGGGACGGGAAGCCGCGCCCTTCAGGGCGCGGAGGATGTCACCGAGATCGAACTGAGCTGGAAGCCCTGAGCGCGGTCGTCGATGCGTTCGTTCCGGAAAACGGGAATCGATAGCGAAGTTCTTGGTCCTGTGGACACGTAGTTCGAACCGATGTACGAGACGATCCTCTTTCCGACCGATGGGAGCGATCACGCAGCGCGCGTCGCAGAACACGCGATCGACGTCGCTGAGACTCGAGAGGCGACGCTACACGTGCTGTCGGTCGTCGACGACCGCGCGTTTCTCGTCCTCGATGACGACCGAATCGAACACGTTCGGAAAGACCTTCGATCGAACGCGCTCGAGGCGACCGACGAGGCAGCGACACGGGCGACGGATGCGGGTCTCGAGGTCGAGACCGCCGTCGACACCGGTAATCCCGCGGAGTGTATCGTCGACTACGCTGC
Proteins encoded:
- a CDS encoding RNA-guided endonuclease InsQ/TnpB family protein codes for the protein MAIEVTRTYVGSIQNQRQVCDGLDLLGDAASKIWNVARWTADRIWDATGEVPDESSLKAYMKNQPCWKDLNAQSSQKVIEELSDAFQSWFDLRQNDLEANPPGYRKHGDKRPKSTVTFKADGFKHDPENNRVRLSKGSNLKETWADFILCEYQARPDVDLTEVNTVQNVRAVWNGDEWELHFVCKVELETNDSAGDGVAGIDLGIKNIATVAFPDEYVLYPGNSLKQDKHHFTRAEYDTEGENGPSEKSVWARRKLTERETHFYHVLTDTIITKCVERGVGTLAVSWPEDVRESDWGKIGNKKLHSWAFDRIYQYLAYKGETRGVEVLKENEWDTSKTCSRCGDDTRSNRVERGLYVCSSCELVANADCNGAENMRQKITPSPHGEDRSNGCVAQPSVHLFDRESGMFRTREQIVS
- a CDS encoding universal stress protein produces the protein MYETILFPTDGSDHAARVAEHAIDVAETREATLHVLSVVDDRAFLVLDDDRIEHVRKDLRSNALEATDEAATRATDAGLEVETAVDTGNPAECIVDYAATNDVDLIVMGTSGDEYETNVVGSVSQRVVRTAPVPVTTIGPGI